The DNA window TACATATCGAGGAACACACCAGTTGCACTGCGCGCAGCACTGCAAACGAACAGTGATTCGGTTAGCCATTTCAGGTTGTCGCTGTACACTTCAAAGGTTGGCGTGGTTTTAAAGTAAATCTCCTCTTTAGGGATCTCGTTAAAAAAGCTCATGTCATCGCTGAACAATTGGGCGCGCCATTGCTCTGGGATACGACGAATGCCGTTGTTTTCGATATAGAAGGTGTCGCCATCGTTGGTTTCAACCGCGTAGCGAGCCGAAAGATGACATAAACCTTCGCTGTCGATGATCTGTGAATCGATACCGCCGGGAAGCACTTTGCCTTCAATCGCGCCGCTGACTACGCCAGAGGCGATAGGGATCAATTGACGCTTACCATGGGTTTGGGATTGGCTGACCACAATCGGTTTATCAACCTTGATTTCGATACGAAATGAGAATTCAAATTCAGGAATCATAACTTCACACAATAGTAGAAAAATTTAAGACAAAACTGTGAATATTCAACAAGATCTTCAAGGGATCGTTTGGGAATATTGTGCTTTATTGGTAACATATCCGGCCACGTTAAGCCAAGTTTTTCCGGCTTTGCCAAGCTCATTTACTGTGGTGTTACTGCCACCTCAAAGGAAGTTCGATGCCAGTCCATTTTTTACTCGGTGGTGCCCGCAGTGGTAAATCCAGCTACGCAGAGAAATACGCCAAAGTACTTTGTCACCACAAAACCCAGCAATCGTTGCCCAGCCAATTGCACTATGTCGCTACCGCAACGCCATTTGATGACGAAATGCGCAGCCGTATTCACACCCATCAATCAAGGCGTGGTGAAGAGTGGCAAAACCATGAAGTTCCTAGAGCATTAGTCGAACAGATTGAACGCTTCAATGGCGATGATGTGGTACTGATCGACTGTTTTACCCTATGGCTCAATAACGTGATTTATAACGAAGGAGAGACAGCAGATGCGGCGCTTATCGACAGTGAAGTGCAGCGCTTGGTTCAGGCGCTAGCAACAACACCCGCCACGATCTTCTGTGTCTCTAATGAAGTGGGATTAGGTATCGTGCCCTTGGGTGAAGTTACCCGTTTGTATGTCGACCATGCAGGTTGGATGAACCAAGCGGTCGCAGCAATAGCCGACACCGTGACCTTTATGGCCGCAGGTTTGCCGTTAGCAATGAAAGGTAAGCCGCTGGCTGAGGAGATAGGATGAGTAAGCTCAATTTTTATTTGATTCGTCATGGCAAAACGCAGATGGCGAATGCGCTCAACGGCAGCACGGATGTGCTGGTGGACGATGATATTCAAGATGAAATGGCCGCTTGTATTCAAGCTGGTCCTGTAAAGCAGATCGTCAGTTCGCCACTGCGTCGCTGCTTTGATGTGGCTGACCGCTTAAATCCGGAACAATTTGAGATCCGCGTGGAAGCAAACTGGCGCGAGCTCGATTTTGGTCGCTACGACGGCATTCCTTATGATGAATTAGGGGATGCATGGGCAGAGTTAGAAGCGTTTTGGGCTGACCCATTAGCCCATCCATTACCTGAATCTGAGCCTTTGGATCAAGGTTACTATCGCGCAGTTGCGGCATGGAAACACTTGGTTGAGCAAGCACAACAAGACACCATAGTGATCACCCACGGCGGGATGATTCGCTTTGTGTTGGCGCATCTTTTAAACGTGGATTGGAAAGATCCCAAGTGGTATAGCGTGCTGAACATTACTAACCAGAGCGTTACTCATGTTCAGCTGCTACGCTATGAAGGGAAAGAGTTTTTTAGCGTCCAAGGGGTGGGGATTCCGTTAACCACCACGACCTTTGATTAACGCAAACCACCCTGAATCATTTTTTGTCGGTGTTGGCTATGGTAAAAACCGAGCACATCAATTTGGCGAATCTGCTGAGCAATCTTTTCCACATCGTGGCGGCTTTCATCATACAAAATGCCAATGACGCTGCCACTGTGGGCGAGGTTAATGCCATACAACCCTTGGCGCTCTACCATATCGAGTAAGGAGTAAAACAGGGGCTTTGGCAGCACTTTTTGACTCTCAATCGCGCTGAGCGTTGCTGCTTCTCCTAATAGGGCTTTGTCTTGCTCGTGCACTGCGCTGCGCAGTAAACGATGCGCTTTTTCCAGTTGATCTGCCGAGGCTTGCAGCGTTTCATAGCGGCGCATGCGGTGATAATCGGCGGTTTCTAGGCTAATTGAGCTTTCAAGGACCAATACGTTGATTGGGTCGATATCCCCAAGGGTTTCAATTACTTCACCTTGGTTGTGGTCAAATAGCGTTAACTCTTTGAAAATCGTGCCGTCGGTTGGCTCAAGAGAAGCACATAGATGCGCCAATTCCACTTCGGTCAATTCACGATTGAAATAGCGCGCGGTCGCCATCATAGTAGCTGCGATGTCTGCTGTACTGCTCGCCATGCCTTTGGCTTTCGGAATGGTACTTTCCACATGAACTGAGAGATCTTGCGCTGCTTCTTCAGACTGACCCAAAAAGGTTAAGGTGAGGGCAAACGCTTTGCGCGCCATAAACCCAATATTGGTGGGAAGGTCAGGGTTTCGGCTTACCTCAACGGTTGCAAACCAATCGATAGGACAGGAGACCAATTTTTCATTTCCGCCGATCCAGCCTTGAATTAACTCACCACAGGAAGCGGGGCAACTTGCTTTAGCCATGATGTAAAACCTCTTTTAATGCCGAAATCAGCTGGATATTGGCCGCACGGGATTTGATTGCAATACGATAAAACTGTTGATTTAACGTTGGGTAATTGGCGCAACTGCGAATCAGTATGCCGTGCTTCATCATTTGAGCTTGCAGCTGACTATTAGGCTCAAGATGTTTAAAAAACAGATAATTAGCACTGGGTTTAAAGGCCCTAATGCCGGGTAGCTCATTGAGTTCCTGCCATACCAATGTCTGCTCCTGCTCTAACCAGTGTAGAGTCTGTTCAACATATTGGGTATCAGCAAACAGAACTTCACCTGCTAATGCAGCTAATGCATTGATTGTCCAAGGCTCACGCTGATCGCGCATTTCATCCAGCAGGATTTGATTGGACGACAAAAGATAGCCTAAGCGCAAACCAGGCAACGCATAAAACTTGGTCAGTGAGCGCAAAATGGCGACATGAGAGTAATGGGCTAACTGAGCCACCAAACTTGGCGTATCACGCATAAAGTCGATGAACGACTCATCGATAAACAGTGCGATATTCAGTTGGTGGCAACGCGCAACGATACTAAGCAAAAGATCGTGGTTTGGCATTAACCCCGTCGGGTTATTGGGCGTACACAGAAAGAGCGCATCAAAGCTCTCATCCAGTGCCGATAACAGTTGCTCAGTGAGGGCAAAATCATCGGTCTCTTGTAGATCGAATTGCACGATTTCACAGCCAGCGCGAACTAACGCGCGGCGGTATTCGGCAAAACTCGGTTCAACTAACAAGGCTTTTTTAGGCTTTAGATGATTGGTCCACAGGAAAATCAGTTCAGTTGCACCATTGCCAGCAATGACCTGTTCCACCGGTAAGCGGTGATGGGCAGCGATGGCTTGGTGCAACTTGAGGTAATCAATATCTGGGTAATGCTCAAGACAATCGAGTTGGTCGATGATGGCTTGTTTAACACTGTGCGGCATACCTAAGGGGTTAATATTGGCGCTAAAATCAATGACCTGTTCCGGCTCTAAACCGTACTTTTGTGCCATTTGAATGACATTTCCACCGTGTTGCCCACTTTTGGCCATACGCGCTTCCCAAATTATATTGATGTTGTGTTGTTATAATTATTATTACTGGCCACTTAGTTAGTGAGTGCTAGAGATTGTATCTCTTGATGCGTGGCAGTAAATTCCAAAATTGTGTGTTTTTCCGCTACCTTACCGATAACAATCAGGGCAGGAGAGCGTAATCCAGCGTCTTGCACCAAGGTGGCGATACTGTCTAGGTTACCGCACACCACTTGTTGTTCTTTACGTGATGCATAGCGAACAACGGCAACCGGCGTTGAGGCCTCTTTGCCACATAACATCAGCGACTGACAGATGTGGTCCAGTTGGCTCATGCCCATCAACACTACTAAGGTGCCATCGAGTTTGGCGTATTGTGACCAATCAACCTGATCTTTGCCTTCTTTACGATGTCCGGTAATCACATGAAAAGAAGAGGCGCAATCACGATGGGTGACAGGAATGCCCGCATAGGCCAAGCCACCAATCGCAGAGGTGATACCCGGCACCACTTCAAACGGGATTTGGTGTGGGATCAGCGCTTCTGCTTCTTCACCACCGCGACCAAACACGTAGGGGTCGCCACCTTTTAGCCGAACAACATTCTGCCCCTGAAGTGCATGTTTTATCAAGATATTATTGATTTCTTCTTGTGGTATAGGATGAAAGTTAGGGGTTTTGCCCACATTGATCATTTCACATTGCGCACTTGCTTCACTGAGCAACTCTTTACACACAAGTCGGTCGTAGACCAAGACATCAGCTTGGCGGATGCAGTGCAATCCTTTCACTGTGATAAGGGTGGGATCTCCTGGGCCTGCTCCGACGAGCCATACTTTTCCTGGCATAGTTACATTTCTCTTTATTCAGCCTTGATAGCCATCATGCTGCCTTGCGATGGTTTATCGAGCACTATCTTATTGATGTTATTTGGTATCTGCGTTTGACAGTAACACCGCTGATCGCCTCTTTTTTTGAGCCACGACAATAATGTGTCAGTTAATAACGATTTACGAAAAAATAAATAGAGAAATAAACAGAGTAATAAAATAGTGCCGCGAATAAATGAAATTATTTCAATTTGTAGATGAATAAAATTCAATTTAGCCGAAGAAATCACCAATGTGGTGAAATATTTAAAGCGTTTGATTTTCCGGAAAGAATTTATTTTGTGCAATTTGGCTAAGATGGCAAGAAAACCAAATTCTGTTGATCTACATCATTGATTGACTAGGTCAAATATTAATATGGTAGCACTTCAAATTTGTGTAACAGCACAGAAAGTGATGACCATTAAGGTGATTTAAGTTCATCAATAGATCATCGATATTAGCGAGATTGGCGTAATTATGCAGTTGTGCAACATCTGGCTAAAAATTTGTGCTGTTATTCGCTTTTAGCGCGCTGGTGCTTGGTTACATTAAAGGTGCTTGGTTCTATAACTTGGATACCTAGCTTGGTTACATAGCAAGGGTTATATGGAAAGGGTCACGAAGGTAAACAATGCAGCGCAAAGCGCATGTCGCTTGGGATAAGCTTGAGGTATAGTAGCACGTTTATTTATCCGTTTTTCATAGAGATGCGCATCGTTTGAGCGATGCACCGGAAGTGAGGTGAGAATCCTCCGCAGCCCCCGCTGCTGTAATGCTGACAATTTGGCTAAAACCACTGTTTGTAGAAAACGGGAAGGAGCCAAAGCGAATGACGCTAAGCCAGAAGACGAGTCACTATGAACTCCAAACTCCTTCGGTGGGAAGAGAGTGGAAACAGTCGAGCAGAGCTGCCGTATGGGAGTTGCTGTAACACTTGTTTTTCAGATCTCTCCGCCAAGGACTTACTCATACCTTGTGGTGGAATATGAAAGCATTTGTGATTGCCGGAACAAACAGTGGTTGTGGAAAAACAACCATGACTTTGGGTCTATTAAAGGCGCTAACCAATCGCGGTTTAGCGGTACAACCTTATAAAGTCGGACCGGACTATATCGATACCGCTTGGCACACTCGTGTCAGTGGCGTGGCATCGCGTAATTTGGATGCCTTTATGCTGCCCGCAGAAACCATGCGTTCTCTTTTCTATTCTCATACTTCCCAAGCCGATATCGCCGTGATTGAAGGGGTGATGGGCCTTTACGATGGCTATGGCGTCGACCCGCATTATTGCAGCACAGCAGGCCTTGCCCGTGATTTGAATCTACCGGTGATTTTGGTGGTGGATGGACGAGCGGTGTCTACTTCGGCAGCAGCGACCGTGATGGGTTTTCAACACTTCGACCCTGAACTCAATATCGCTGGGGTAATTTTCAATAACGTCAATTCCGATAGCCATTTGGATTTGATTCGCGCGGCAGTGGAAAAATACTGCCAAATTCCCGTATTAGGTCGCCTACCTAAGTTGCCAGAAATCGAATTGCCTGAGCGCCATTTAGGTTTGTTGACGGCGCAAGAATCGTCACGCTTTGACCCACATTGGCAAACTCTTGCTAAGGCAATTGAAGAGCACATCGATTTGGATGCCTTACTCGCCATCAGTGATATTGCCGACCAAGAAGCAGGCTTTAGTGAGTTTGATTTTTCCGAACCTGAAGCGCCGGTTGCACAAGCGGGCTTGGGTTTAACCGTCGCGCTAGCGCACGACAACGCGTTTAACTTTTATTATCAAGATAACCTCGATTTACTTGAGCAGCAGGGCGCGACCATTGTGCGTTTTAGCCCTCTAGAAGATGTCGCCGTACCCGAGTGTGATTTGGTGTACATCGGCGGCGGTTATCCTGAATCGTATGGCGCACAATTGGCGCAAAATAGCAGCATGCTTGCATCACTGCGCACCCTCCATCAACAAGGTACCCCAATTTATGCCGAGTGTGGCGGCTTGATGTATCTCGGCGACAGCCTTAGCGATACTAACGGGGACACACACCCTATGGTGGGGATTTTGTCTGGCAGTAGTGTGATGACTAAGTCATTGAAACGTTTTGGTTATTGCTTTGCTACAGCCAATGTTAATACAGTGATTTGTCCGCAACAGACTGTGTTACGCGGTCACGAATTTCACTATTCCGAGTTTACGACCGAGCTTGAGCCCGTGTTCGATATGACCAAAGAACGCGATGGTGACATCATTTCGCGTTGGGGTGGTGGTTATCAAGTCGGTAATACCTTAGCGACCTATCTGCACCTGCATTTTGCTCAGCAGCCCGAGCTGATTCAGCATTGGTTTACGCTGGCGAAAGAGCAGCAACAGTTGCGTATTAACTCAACCCAAGAGGCAACAAAATGAGTCTCGTCATCATCTGGTTTGCGTTTCTTCTCGATTGGCTGATTGGCGATCCGCCGAGTTGGCCGCATCCGATTCGTTGGATAGGAACGTCCATCAGCCGGATGGAGAAATGGCTGCGCAGCTTAGGTGAAAAGCCGCAGTGGCTCTACATCGCAGGTGGCATTTTATGGGTGGTGATCGTTGGTGGAAGTTACGCGGTCACGCAAGGTTTGCTGTTTAGTCTGTTCCATTGGCACTGGTTATTGGGATCGGCGGTCGAGCTTTGGCTGGCACTGACGGTACTGGCGGGTAAATGCCTCAAAGATTGCGCTTTGGATGTGATGAAGCCCCTCGAACAAGGGGATTTAGGCCAAAGTCGCATCATGCTCTCCTACATTGTTGGTCGTGATACTTCACAACTCGAAGCGCCGCAAATTACTCGCGCCACGGTCGAAACCGTGGCGGAAAACAGTGTCGATGGCGTGATTGCACCGCTCTTTTATCTGTTCATTGGAGGCGTGCCGTTGGCGATGGCCTACAAGGCGATCAATACCCTCGATTCGATGGTGGGTTACAAAAATGACCGTTACCGCGAGTTAGGCTTTGTTTCGGCTAAGATGGATGATTTATTCAATCTTATCCCAGCACGTTTAGGTTGGTTGCTGTTAACCATCGCCGCGTGGGTGCTCAAACTGGATTGGCGTAGTGCGCTGCACATTGGCTGGCGCGATCGCTATCAGCATAAAAGCCCCAATTCTGCTTGGTCAGAGGCGACTGTGGCAGGCGCGCTGGGTGTGCAATTGGGTGGGCCAAATCGCTATTTTGGTCAGATGGTGGAAAAACCATGGATTGGCGATCTTAAGCGCGATATTGAGCCGCAAGACATCGTCAATGCGAACCAAATGTTGTTTGTTGCTTCGTGCGCCGCACTGATTATTTTCACACTTTGTTCTTGGATTATGCATTAGGGAATCACTATGACCTTTATTCAACAGCCGCAACTCATTGAAAGCACAAGCTTTGAAATCATTGACGGCATCATCGCGGAAGAGTTTCCCGAGTACCGTTTTCACAATGAGTTAGAGAAAAAGATCATCACCCGCGCCATTCATACCACAGCGGATTTTGATTGGTTGGAGATCTTAAAATTCTCACCGGATGTGTTGGATAAATTGCAACAAGCGATTCGCTCGGGTTGCACCTTAGTCACCGATACCACCATGGCGTTATCAGGCATTAACAAACGCTTATTAGCCGAATACGGCTGCGAAACGCGCTGTTATATCGCTGATCCAGAAGTGGCCGAAATTGCCAAAGCCAACGGGATTACTCGCTCTATGGCTGCGGTCGATAAAGTGGTGCAAGAAGAGGGTAACCATGTGTTCGTGTTTGGTAATGCGCCAACGGCGTTGTTCCAATTGCTCAGTCATGAAGGGCGTTTTGATGCAGCTGATTTGCCCATCGCCATTGGTGTGCCGGTAGGCTTTGTCGGTGCAGCAGAATCAAAACAAGCCCTGCACGAAAGCCGTTTCCCACACATTGCAGCGCTTGGTCGTAAAGGCGGTAGCAATGTGGCGGCAGCCATTATTAATGCAGTGCTGTACCACATTCGCGATATGGCAGCCGACGATGCAAAAGCCCAAGCCAATCACAATAAGGCAAACGCATGAGCGAAGAGACTCAGCAAGCCTCACCGATTAGCGCCAGTGCCAGCCCCGGCGGCGAGGAGTTAGTGTGGCATCGCGGTAAAGCTTATCGCAAAGGTTACACCACCGGATCGTGCGCCACGGCTGCGGCGAAAGTAGCCGCCTTGATGATTGCGCGCCAACAGCTGATCTATCAGGTATCGATTGTGACGCCATCAGGTGTGACGCTCAATTTGAATGTGGAAGAGCCTTCCATTCAAGGCAATGAAGCGGCCGCGGCGATACGCAAAGATGGTGGCGATGATGTGGATGCCACTCACGACATGTTGATTTTTGCGCGTGTGTCCTTGTTAGAAGAGAGCACCGACATTGAAATCACCGGCGGTGAAGGCGTGGGTGTAGTGACGCAAAAAGGCGTCGGTCTACCGATTGGTTGGGCGGCAATCAATAAAACGCCACGTCATACCATCGAGCAAGAAGTGCGCGGCGTGATTGGCCCTAATCAAGGGGCAAAAGTGGTTATCTTTGCTCCAGAAGGAGAAGAGCGTGCCACGCGCACCTACAACGCTCGGTTGGGCATTGAAGGCGGCATTTCCATTATAGGCACCACGGGCATTGTGACGCCGATGTCGGAAGAGAGCTGGAAACGATCTCTTGCGATTGAGCTGGAGCAAAAACGCGCCTTTGGCATGGAAGAAATCATTTTCGTGCCGGGCAATCATGGCGAACGCTTTGTCACCGATGAGCTGCATTTAAGCGGCGATTTGGTTGTGAACATGAGCAACTTTGTCGGCTACATGCTGCAAGAAGCCAATCGCCTGCAATTTAAACGGGTGATCATGGTCGGGCACTTGGGCAAATTGGTCAAAGTGGCGGCGGGGGTGTTTCATACGCACTCCCATGTAGCGGATGCGCGCATGGAAACCTTGGTCACGCATTTGGCTTTACTTGGCGCGCCGAACGATCTGCTCAAAGCGGTGTTTGCTTGCCCGACCACCGAAGCCGCAATGGAGCTGATTCACGAGCAAGGTTTTGATGACGTGTATGACGAAATCGCCAAAGCGATTGTCGAAAAAGTCGAGCATATGCTGCGTTATGCCACGCATAAGATGACTTGCGATGTGGTGCTGTTTTCTTACGACAACATTGTGCTCGGTGCAAACCGCCCAGTGAGCGAGATGGTTGGCGAGGTAGCCGATAAGTCGGTTCCCAAAGGAGACTTAGCATGATCAGCGTAATAGGCACCGGACCCGGCGATAAAGCGCTGATCACGCATGCAGCGCAAGCTTTGATTGATGAAGCGGATGTGCTGGTTGGCTGGCGACGTCTCCTTAGTGAATTTGATGGTCACCCAGCAGAAAAACATCTGATGGGCGTCGACATCGATGCCACCATCGAATGGCTGCGCGTTAATCAATCGCGCAAGATTGTGGTGCTCGCCTCGGGAGACCCCATGCTGTTTGGCATAGGTAAACGCATTGCCGAAGCCTTTGCTGAACATGAGCGCCAAATTGTGCCTGGCATCAGCTCGATTCAAGCGCTGTTTAGTGCGGTCGGGCTGGATATGAACGATGTGTACATCACCAGTAGCCACGGCAAGCAGCCCAATTTCGATTTTATTTTAATGCACGATAAAACGGCATTAGTGACCGATAAGGTGATTGGTCCTTATCAAATCGCACAGGAAATCCTGGCGCGCGGCTTCAAACGGACCTTGATCATCGGTGAAAACCTCGGTTACCCAAGCCAACGGATTTCTGTACTTACTCCCGAGCAAGTGCAGCCAGAATATGACATGAATGTGGTGATAATAGTCAATGAAAGACAGTGAATTTTTACGGGGCGAAACCGTCCCAATGACCAAACGCGAAGTGCGTTCTGTAGTGTTAGAACGTCTCGAACTCAATAGTGCTAGCCGCTTTGTGGATGTTGGCGCTGGGACGGGCAGTGTCGCGATTGAAGCGGCGATTCGTCACCCTAACTTAAACATTCTTGCTATCGAGCAAAAGCCACAAGCGGTTGATCTGATTAAAGATAACTGCCAACGCTTTGGCTGCGAACAGATCCGCATTCTTGCTCAGACCGCGCCTTGCGATTTTACCGGTCATGTGGATGCGATGTTTATCGGTGGCAGCGGCGGTAATCTTACCGACATCATCGATTGGAGTTTGCAGCACTTAGTCGAGAAAGGCCGTTTGGTGTTGAGCTTTATCCTGCAAGATAACCTCAGTGAAGCGCTGAATCACTTGAAACAGTGCGAGGTGGATGACCTCGATTGCTGTCAAATCTTGGTATCCAACTACGCGACGCTGGGGAAAGGTTACTACTTCAAACCAAATAACCCCACTTATGTGGTCTCTTGCAAGAAGGGGAAAGCTCATGGCGACATTTGATCCCTCAATGGTCTATTTCGTGGGTGCAGGTCCCGGTGACCCAGAACTGATCACCCTCAAAGGCTACAAAATTTTAAGCCAAGCTGACGTAGTGATTTACGCGGGATCGCTGATCAATAAAGAGCTGCTCGATTACTGCAAGCCCGAAGCGGAATGTCATGACAGTGCCTATTTGCACCTTGATCAAATTACCGAATTGATGGTGAACGGCATCAAAGCTGGCAAGCTGGTGGTTCGTCTGCAAACGGGCGATTTGTCGCTGTACGGTTCGATTCGTGAACAAGGGGAAGAGCTGGCAAAACACGGCATTGGTTTTCGCTCTGTGGCGGGGGTCTCTTCTTTCTTGGGTGCAGCGTCGGAACTGGGCGTGGAATACACGGTGCCAGAGGTGTCACAAAGCTTGGTGATTACCCGCATGGCAGGTCGTACGCCAACCCCTGAGTTGGAATCGATTGAACGCTTTGCTGCGCATCAAACCTCTATGGCGATTTTCCTTTCAGTACAAGGCATTGAAAGTGTGGTGAAACAGCTTCTCAAAGGCGGTTACCCACAAG is part of the Vibrio porteresiae DSM 19223 genome and encodes:
- a CDS encoding cobalt-precorrin-4 methyltransferase, with translation MATFDPSMVYFVGAGPGDPELITLKGYKILSQADVVIYAGSLINKELLDYCKPEAECHDSAYLHLDQITELMVNGIKAGKLVVRLQTGDLSLYGSIREQGEELAKHGIGFRSVAGVSSFLGAASELGVEYTVPEVSQSLVITRMAGRTPTPELESIERFAAHQTSMAIFLSVQGIESVVKQLLKGGYPQETPAAVVYKATWDDCQIIRGDLTNIAEQVNAAGINKTALILVGRFLGEEYHYSKLYDAEFSHEYR